GTGATAAGAACACCAAATTCTTTCATCAACGGGCAAGCCAATGGAGATGAAAAAATCATATTGCTGGGACCTTTAATGCCAATAATGAGTGGTGTACCACGGATGATGGAATTGCAGATGTAGCGGAGCAGTACTTCAAAGCCTTGTATACTTCGTCTCAACCAACTAACATAGAGGCTGTTTTAGACCCCGTAGACAAGCTAGTAACCCCGGACATGAACCACCAACTCTTACAACCATACACACCGAAGGAAATAAAGCAAGCTTTGTTCCAAATGCATCCATCCAAGTCGCTGGGCCCTGATGGTATGTCCccattcttttttcaaaaatattggcATATTGTAGGGAATGATGTGGTTAGGGCTGTCCTTTCTGTCCTGAACTCTAGCCACCTCCTACACAAGATGAACTATACCCACATTATTCTTATCCCAAAGAAGAAGGAGCCACAATACATCTCAGATTATTTCCCCATCAACTTAGGTAATGTGGTATCACGattattttcaaaagttttggcCAATCATATCAAATTAATATTGCCTAATATTATCTCTGACGCCCAAAGTGCCTTTGTTCCTGATCGATTAATCACTGATAATACCACCGTAGCATTTGAGCTGTTGCACAGGATGAGAAATAAGAGGAAAGGGAAGCGTGGTCAAATGGCGATGAAGTCGGACATTAGCAAAGCCTATGGTCGGGTTGAGTGGCTATTCTTACGAAATATGATGACTAAACTCGGCTTTGACGATACATGGATACGACTGGCTATGGAAACGGTGTGCACCGCATCTTACTCGATCCTCATCAATGGCGAGCCTCGTGGTCTGGTCAAACCCACTTGTGGGATCAAGCAAGGCGATCCCCTCTCGCCATATTTGTTCCTTCTGTGTGCCGAGGGCTTGTCTGCAATGCTTCGTAAGGCTGAAGCGAATCGGTCTATCAAAGGAGTTGTATCTTGTCAGCATGGAGTGACCATTTCTCATTTGCTCTTTGCCGACGACAGCCTACTGTTCTGTCAAGCCACAGTTCAAGAGTGCCAAGTGTTGCTCAACATTTTATCACAATATGAATCGGCCTCTGGACAAGCCATTAACCGGCAAAAAACGTCACTTTTCTTCGATCGCAACACCAGACAAGACATGCGAGACTCAATCAAAAATTTGCTTGAGCCATAATCATGTCTGATTACGAGAAGTATTTAGGTTTGCCGATGGTTGGGGTAAAGCTAAGACAACCACCTTCAGGGAAATCCAAGAACATGTTACTAAGAGAGTATTAGGGTGGAAGGAGAAATTCATCTCCAAGGCTGGCCGTGAGATACTCATAAAGTCGGTTGCGCAATCTATACCGACTTACTCCATGAGCTTATTCAGGCTTCCAAAAGTAATGTGCGACGCCATCAACTCGACCTTGGCCGGATATTGGTGGGGTTAGAAATGCAATGAGAGAAAGATTTGGGTGAACTGGCAGAAGTTGTGTACAGACAAGAATAGAGGTGGTATGGGTTTCGAGACATCAACGCCTTTAACCTCGCAATGTTGGCCAAACAAGCATGGCGACTGATTCATGGTACTCAATCTCTCTTTTATCGAGTATACAAAGCCCGATATTTCCCTAGCAGTACGTTCTTAGAGGCCCCACTGGGCCACAACCCTTCATTCGTATGGCGGAGTCTCCTGTCTGCTAGGGATGTGATCGTTGCTGGTTCGAAATGGAAAATAGGCGACGGTGAGTGTATTGGTGTCACTACACACAAGTGGTTGTCTCACGACCCTATCTTCAATGGCGAGCCCGACCCTGAGCTGAAGGTGTGTGACTTGATAGATGCTGACACAAGACAATGGGATCAGGGCAAGGTCCATGCACTATTCACGGCCAGAACTCGGAATGAGATTCTAGCATTACCCCTCAATAATACACAGGCTAGGGACTCCCTTATATAGATGGAGAAAAGGTCGAAGACCTTTTCAGTCAAGACCGCTTACCACATAGCGCTCCAGTTGATGCAACAGCAAGGAGTGGAGCACTTAAAGGCCCAGACAAACAAACCAACCTGGAagaaactctagacttaaacaatatgttctttgaagtattaaacacattttagatctaaccaaatacaagtaaagtgcgttttgtcaaaggattagccaactacataaaatatgtctttaACAAATTTGATTGCCATCAAGTATTGGATAATGTTTCTTGCTTGCTAGGCAGTCAattcgataaaaaaaaaaaaaaaaacccacattgCTATTAATTTATGTTGGAGAGGAACAGAAAATGAGATTCATAGTATTGATCTCGTACTTGAACCAACAATTAATGGTTCCAAGAGCTACTAAGTTGCTTTGAGGGAGAATTTGGGATCACTATGTAATGTACCGAGGTTAGGGAGTCATAATTTGtagtagtgaaaaaaaaaaaaaactaaaaaactaaaaaatatttttcatcctttagtCATTGATATGTTACACTTTTGAAAGAACTTCTTTTTCTATAGTTTTgagatttaatatatatatatatatatatatatatatatatatatatatatatatatatatatatatatatatacatatatatatatatatatataacttgacAAAAATGTAATGttttaaatatttcaaaatgcaGGCAAACTTTATggacaaaaacaatattttagttaaaaaaaataaatacataaatctTCCTTATATTTCATAAGATTCTCCTATGTCTCTCATTTTCCTAGTTTAGTTTCAAGATATTTCTTGTGGTtgaaacaatttctttattcACTTTTATCTTGTTAACTGCTAAAATGTTTGGTTACATGAAAATTCTGACATAGATAGAAGACTAATATCGAACTTAAATATAAGCTTTGTAAAACAGGAAGTTTAAAGTCTATATCAAAATATGATCAGAGAGTTTTGTGTTATAACTTACAAGTACctttattaaattataagaaAGGCAGTGGATTCCAactagctcaactggtaaagtctctgatagttaaataagaaatttggggttcaattttcgcctacaccaaaaactgattggtgtcttggtctgatgataaagaattatCATCAAAAGCGGACACCacaagttgaaactctctctcaacaaaataaaataaaaaagacaattaagtaaACATACATATAGAATTCTTGAGGAGCTCAAACTAATTGTGCCCAAAATTTATGAAAACTGCTACTTGTGATTGGGAGATTTCAACTTCGACATCTCCTAAATAGAGATCAAAgctaaaggatttttttttttttttgatcggTAAAGATCAAAACTAAAGGAATAAGAGAACAATAGTATGTTCTCTTCAATGAAGATGCAAAACATTCTTACTATAAAACAAAGACCAACATAGCAATCACATTGTGGTCAATAACAAACACAATAACAATATGGAACATATATTGAGAGCAATAATCCTAATTAGTTGAGAGAAGGTCAGCAAAAAAGCGAAGGCTTAGCCAAATCGCAATTCTCTATAAACGTGAACATCAAATGAAGCAATTCCCTACAAACATGAAGatcaaatgaagaaaatattgaTGGCACACAAAGAAACCAATGACTACCAAACCATGAAACTCAAACCTATTCATCATGAAAGTCCAAAATTGAATCGCATTGTTTTTTCTAATAATGAGAGTTAAGTGGAGAACAAATTTAACAATGATCCATACAAAAAAGGCCAAACAGATTTTAAATTCATtcttatatagaaaaaaaaaaaaaaaaatcatactgtGCCCAGCTATGTCAACTCGTGTGCTTTTGCTAGCTTTAGGGTCACTGATGGGTTTAAGCTAGAGGAGATGGACATGACCGAAAGATCACTCAGCATAAGCTatcctattaaaaaataagagaggaatgaaatggaaAGAGAGTGGAAActtctatattaaaaaagaaaaatttacaaatgCCTTCCTTATTATATATTGTGTAGATTATATGGTTGTTGATATTGGAAActtctatattaaaaaaaaaaaaaaaaaatcaccgtgATTGTGTCTCAATTTTTATCGTTGTATTTATGTTGACAAAATACTGTTGTGTTTATGTTGACAAAAACATGGTTTGCGCAATTTTTTTAAGgagtttatttttagaaacaaaatttgagaagacTTTTTACGATGTTGATAATTTATTagagaataaaaacaaaatttgcacTCGATAAAGTTACTTagatgttaagtttttttttttttttagtttacttGATAGTTATAATAGAGAAATTTGAACATTAGATGTCTCTGTTAGAAATACTAGAAGGTATCATTTGAGTTACAAGACTCAagacatttttaaaatttagttttagatAGTATTTGAAAGGGTGGAAGCGGGTATAGGGAAGAACATTATTTGAAACCTAGaatttgtttcttcaattttaCTTCATCCTCTAAAATAGAACCTACTATATTAGAAGGAGTGAAGTTAAAGAAAcgaaaattaaataacatttatccaaaatatataattattattgtttctatatttataaatatgttcAACTATTTCTTATATAAATATTTGGGGGAAATCCtgttcaaattatcattttCCTGGAATTATGTTTAGCCAACTTTTCTTGGGAATGTAGAGTTATTTTAGAAGTTTGTTTTTCCAAATGGAGTGTTCAagtagatttttttctttttaattatctaagatttagtttgtttttatttctaatgGGTTCGGcttaattgttttattaaaaaatcaatcaatatatatatatatatatatatatatatatatatatatatatatatatataaaacgaGATATCATTATTTTCACTGAGTGTTTAACTTACCACTGTCATACTTCAATAACATAAACGTGACATCATAAATTTTAGATGATATTTCCATAAGCCAACTAaacatttacttttttctcaaaaaaaaaattacatgaaattacaaattttttatgctaACTCCAAGCCAatgtagaaacaaaaaatatgattaaaaatttcagcaaaaaaataaatgattaaaaaaacaatcaacTTATTACATCACATTTATTCTTTTGAGAAGATATTACACCACAAtaactaatttctaatttatgtAACTTTTTCTCTATAGTTTAAATTCTCTATCCccttaattttgtattacattagtaatttaataaaaatctatTCATGTTATTGCAACATTACTTCAtattattactttaaaatattttggatattCTACGTATATAAGTTTTTCACGTAACAACTTAAAGCATTATCCACGCATCGCGCGGGACCATGGCTAGTTTCCATTAGTTGTAGGGTCTATTTCTCTTTCCACACCATTTTTTTCGACtatatttttgcaatttttttatttattaaatctaGTTCTCTAGTGATCAGTAATATGTATTCTTTGACAATGACTCCCGTTGTAGATTGTGTAATTAAAATATTTGCATTGACTTACCATAAGTTAGGCTGGTTAGGATCATTTTTACCTTTGGTACTTTCAATTCTTTAACCAATTTCTTCTATTACAGTGTCCGTACGTACTATCTTAAACAACGGTATACAAATTTCTTTCCATTCTATATTTTTGCACTACCATGTTGTGCGACCAATTATGACTTTGATTGTGGTAAAAACAACAATATACTTGTCCATGGGTAGATTTAATGATGTTAATCTTAGAGTATAAGtttaatgattttattaaaaatttaaaaaaaaaaaagtttcaaagcTTGCATTCGTTATAGTTACATATGTGtctataattttgttttagatagagattgaaaaggaaaaagaaaaagagagctCTATTTAAAACCTAGAATTCGTTTGTTCAACTTTACTTCATCCTTTAAAGTGGAACCCACCATGTTAAAAGGACTGaagttgaaaaaacaaaaatttgaagcaacatttacccaaaataattatcttttatattatatgtttaatttttatatgataaatatctttaagatttatatatttagggttttttgggaaaaaatattagtattatcTTACTGATTAACCTTCTGTTACTGACATAGTAAAGATTAGAATGGGCAAATTTGAAGAAAAGTCTcgataaaattattattattgctaatatttttataaatatgtttaagatttgtttgtttataagtATATTTAAGATTAATATGGCTATATGTGCAATGGTTTTTTAAGATATCGATAAGGTAGCCCATTTTGCTACATGGGGAACTAGAATAACCCTAATTCTTTTGAGGGGAAAATGATTAAGATTCATGACATAAGGAAAGTGCAAGATCCATTTGTGCTATATCcctaaaagagaaataaaaatttaaaataacatttacccaaaataattatcttttttttatatgtttagttTTTAAGTGATAAATATCTTTAAGATTTATATATCTTGGGTTTTTTGGGCAAAATCTTAGTATTATCTCACTGATTGACCTTCTCTTACTGACATAGTAAAGATTAGAATGGGCAAAAGTTGAAGAAAAgtcttaataaaattattattattgctaatatgtttataaatatgtttACGATTCATTTGTTTTAAGTATGTTTAAGATTAAATGGTTATATGTGTAATGGTTTTTTAAGAGTTATCGATAAGGTAGCCCATTTTGCTACTTGGAGGACTAGAATAACCCTCATTCTTTTGAAGGAAAAACGATTAAGATTCATGACATAAGAAAAGTGCAAGATCCATTTGTGCTATATCCCAAAAAGATTATTCAAGTTACAATTAGAGCTCctcataataatttatataggCTAGTTCAATTAAATTTGCCTAACGTAGGACTCAACATATGTCTAAACAACACACGTTCTAACAATCAAGAAGGGGAGTTTGCAGACTTTATGACATCTACATACCTAATGAAAAGATTTGACATAACATCATTGCATCATgggttgaaaattaaaaattaatcagAGTCAATCAAAAAGGCTATGAGACTTGAAGAGGATTATAAGAATAATTCCATAAATgggaatccaaaaaaaataccaGATTGTCTGGATCTCAGTAAGGAAAGGCTAAGAAACTTGCTTTACTCCATAATGCTTGAGGCAGGACTTAAGAAGCTTTCTTTGAGTGTGGGGAGTTCCAAGGGAATAAATTGTGCTTATTGGAGATGAAGGCATGCTTTAACTCTGAGAAGATTGGTCATCTTGTCCTGAGCTGCACCTCTTCTCAGAGAAATTAAGTAGCACAACTTAATGGAAATGACCAAAGGAAGAAAGCACAATGGAGTGTTTTTCCCCCAAGGATGCTCAAGCTTAAAATTCAGTAATACAAGTATTCTTCCCTTGTTCTCTAATTTGGCTAAAGTTCTCTTTGGTTCTGGGTTTATGCAGTCCTCCTTCTCAAATTGGTATGTCTAAGCTTTGTTATGAGGAACTTAAGCTCTTATACTATGATTTATTTACCACTACACTTGTTGGTGACTCCTTGAAGACTAACGTTGTGCTTTAAGTCTTGCATTATTCAAATAGAACCTTATAGCAACTATAAGAATCATGATCAGAAATTTTTACTGCCAGTGTCATgtcttaaaaggaaaaaaaaaaaatcttaatagcTCCTTTTTTGTTCTTCTGTTTTTGAATTTGCTTTTTTTCAAAAGGACATATAAGCTTCTTGAAGCTTATGAAACAAATTGGTTAGTCCAACTCTATCAAGTTAGTCATGATTATTATAAATCAGACATCTTACACCTTGAGATCTTGTTTTGGATAATTGTTGGGGATCTCAAGTCATCAGACTGACCCACCAAGGTTGGTTGGCTAGATGGCACCATGGCACCAAAAAAAGTCACTGAAAAACACAAGACTAAGTTCAATGCTTATTTGAACAGCCAAAATGTTTCTTAAGATCCTCTCTGATCAAGAAGGATCCTTGATGCCAAAAAAATGTCTAGCATCAATAAGCCAGTGCTTTATCAATTCAAAACTAAGGGGATAAACCCATATATAATTTCACTAGTTGCacctttttctttacttttcctcTCAAAATGGTAGGGTATGATGTCTTGCAAGAGACAAGGCAAACCATGTGCACATTCAACAATAACTTCACCTGACATGTCTCTCAACATTCTCTATTCAAAAGCTCACTCTTTATCCTGTTCAAGGTTTGACCTCTGCCTATATAACTTCAGGACCTAAAGATACCATTTCAACTCGAAGTCCTTAACTAAAGCTCTTCTATCATCCAAACCAACCTAGCAAGTTGCATCTTTTACCCTTTTTTCACTTCTAAAGATGGGAATCAGATTGATGGGGATAGCTCATGCTAAACAAAAGCTCCAGAGAACACTTTCGGCAAGAATGGGAATAGTTTCTGCTACTAGTATTGATGTACCAAAAGGCCACTTAGCAGTTTATGTTGGAGAAACACACAAGAAGAGGTTTGTGATTCCAATATCTTACTTGAATCACCCTTTATTCCAAGACTTGCTAAACAGAGCTGAggaagaatttggatttgatCATCCTATGGGCGGTCTCACAATTCCATGCAGTGAAGAATACTTCATTACTTTAACTTCAGCTCTAAATTGTTCATAAACAAACAATGGCTATATAGCCTGACAAAATTTCTCTTTGACCCCATTGGTCTATTTtgtcaaaacaacaaaaattgagaCAAAGCCTGGCAgtctctttggtttttgtattgtGGGCTATTGTCAATGCCATTCCTATGGTTTCTTGTAATTGTAAATATATTGTTCATTATTAAATTTCTATCTGTTGAACAGAACTTCTAAGGTAACTATGAGAGTATGTTTGTGTTTTAAACTAGAACTCCGATGTTTATTCAAATAGCAATATATTCGATGAATCATTGAAATGATTCATTAAAATACACAGGCAATgcattaaaataatttcaatcccaatgtcaaattagtatttattaATAACAAGTTTaaaagattctcaaaaaaaaaaaaaagtttaaaatgtaGGTTATAGTTAATAACTCAATCATTAGCATCCTTACAAGAtacattgaaaaataatatataataataactGTATGTGCACaagtgcacctggccccaagaacagttatgggcccaggcccaatgagccttaaacaatatgaatttgtagagtgtgggcttgaaactcaggttagaagtgtgtggggattaaatgacaaaccaaagattgcaagtacttgtaacaacaaggaatattgtaaatcggcCTCCTCGGAtataagccgagagctgttcttatattatatctttctctttgtctttttcttttttaggttacaaaaagtccgtccatCTTTCGGTCccaggttcctccttaaatactcctctttttaatactttgtacacgtgttgccccaactcctcccttagcctagatatttctttttttagtgcctttaaatagtaaccataagtttcccttccactattcaagtgtcacttccccattaatgcagccagggtggtaggtgcagggtctttaatgtggaggtagcagcctttatctttgacattcttccaacatcgatgcttctaggacattcaagggttcaccccctttaaccattggttttgaccgtgtccttccctaacctttccatgaagtcccgggtccTCTGGTGTCAGTCTgaggggaaaaacatcctcggctggatctccagatcctcggcgtataggtcGACCCGTAGTACcaacaaaccctaaacccaagagcaggtcggccctccttagcaagacccaacagcccatattcccatcaagatctttttactccccacaataaccACCTTTCTTTAGTCAAAATCATTAGCTTCAAAATTAAAGTACTATCACAATCATTatctaaaatctttttttttttttttgttgatgaatttATCTAAAATCATAGGTCTATACGggatggaatatatatatatatatatatatatatatatatatatatatatatatatatatataaaagatggaAGCCATAAGTGTTTCATACGatataagattttaaaaaaaaaaaatcgcaaaagaaaaagggtaaatAGATGTACATACAAGTATATTAACAATTtgtttcccccaaaaaaaaaaaaagtgtattaaCAATTTGAACGGAAAAATGGGAACAGTTGAGAAcggttagagcatccacagcagtggagctaaaaatttagcaatttagctccactaaaagttactttatctattttacctacacacatgctgcagcagtggatctattttagctttcaacacaataaaataatataaacatcacaataaaataatatatctaccacaataaaataatacatctcactacaataaaaacaccacaataaaaaaggtaatgtgaacacaaaataaaaaattaattaatttttagctcacatgaacagtgcacatctatctatagatgtgcactgtagcaatgagctaaaaaaatatagatttagctccactgctgcatgcttctttttggtgttttggtggaactaaaatagctatatagctatttagctccactgctgcaagtgctcttataTATGTTaagttgttttctttattataatttaatttagtaaCATATATGATCTTAATATAATAGTATaagatgatataaaaataaagtaaataagcatttaatatatttagtatattcc
This portion of the Castanea sativa cultivar Marrone di Chiusa Pesio chromosome 7, ASM4071231v1 genome encodes:
- the LOC142644435 gene encoding uncharacterized protein LOC142644435 produces the protein MTERDSRDPIPTVLKVEVAISERLAKKKVAITPKETSSTLGPANMGSGTSEVTATQSGLFSVPIAYINTPSRVTGFYGRHEEHRQHETWQLLRHLSSRFSAPWLYVGDYNEILVSEEKQGRIPKPLHLMLDFREALSDCSLIDLGFQGNICTWSNGRESDNFVQARLDLACATLEWREQFPHANVTHLHSSDSDHVQIMVSTHKPSMPTRMKKIPHRFEEKWVTHPTCEDTICEAWVGSVCEGSPMFQVFEKIKQCRQALVRWSHTAFGIAKERLQEKHKILEELANQNKAENNDAIRGIRADINSLLHQEEVAWRQRSRSIWLPADVAEQYFKALYTSSQPTNIEAVLDPVDKLVTPDMNHQLLQPYTPKEIKQALFQMHPSKSLGPDGNDVVRAVLSVLNSSHLLHKMNYTHIILIPKKKEPQYISDYFPINLGNVVSRLFSKVLANHIKLILPNIISDAQSAFVPDRLITDNTTVAFELLHRMRNKRKGKRGQMAMKSDISKAYGRVEWLFLRNMMTKLGFDDTWIRLAMETVCTASYSILINGEPRGLVKPTCGIKQGDPLSPYLFLLCAEGLSAMLRKAEANRSIKGVVSCQHGVTISHLLFADDSLLFCQATVQECQVLLNILSQYESASGQAINRQKTSLFFDRNTRQDMRDSIKNLLEP
- the LOC142643684 gene encoding auxin-induced protein 15A-like; translated protein: MGIRLMGIAHAKQKLQRTLSARMGIVSATSIDVPKGHLAVYVGETHKKRFVIPISYLNHPLFQDLLNRAEEEFGFDHPMGGLTIPCSEEYFITLTSALNCS